One window from the genome of Phocoena phocoena chromosome 15, mPhoPho1.1, whole genome shotgun sequence encodes:
- the MGME1 gene encoding mitochondrial genome maintenance exonuclease 1: protein MKVFQTICRQLKSSKGFSVEPAPRVVFSTSSYLCGRKKKVNPYEEVDQEKYSDLVRSVLSFRGHAQAPQSLFEEDALLYGPVRKCKAPKQEEAGVPRNWCPLFNPEKSGKPNAASDPTIPLKIPLQRNTIPSVTRILQQTMTSEQISCLERWKRRMILELGEDGFAEYTSNMFLQGKRFHEALESILSPQGNLKEPDENLLKSGYIQSIQHVLRDVSGVQALESAVKHETLKYVGLLDCVADYQGKLCVIDWKTSEKRKPFIQNTFDNPLQVVAYVGAINHDINYSFQVQCGLIVVAYKDGSPAHPHFMDAELCSQYWAKWLLRLEEYTKKEKNQNIQKLD, encoded by the exons atgAAGGTATTTCAGACCATCTGCAGGCAGCTTAAAAGTTCAAAGGGGTTTTCTGTAGAACCAGCCCCCCGTGTGGTCTTCTCCACTTCCTCTTATTTGTGTGGCCGGAAGAAAAAAGTGAACCCCTATGAAGAAGTGGACCAAGAAAAGTACTCTGATTTAGTAAGGTCTGTCTTGTCATTCAGAGGCCATGCTCAGGCGCCACAGTCTTTGTTTGAGGAAGATGCTTTACTCTACGGACCTGTGAGGAAGTGTAAGGCCCCAAAGCAAGAAGAAGCAGGAGTTCCACGAAACTGGTGTCCTCTCTTCAATCCAGAGAAAAGCGGAAAACCAAATGCAGCAAGTGATCCTACAATTCCTTTGAAAATCCCTTTGCAAAGGAATACGATACCAAGTGTGACCCGAATCCTTCAGCAGACCATGACCTCAGAACAGATTTCCTGTTTAGAGAGGTGGAAACGTCGGATGATTCTGGAACTGGGAGAGGATGGCTTTGCAGAATATACTTCAA ACATGTTTTTACAAGGGAAACGGTTTCATGAAGCCTTGGAAAGCATACTGTCACCCCAGGGGAACTTGAAAGAGCCTGATGAAAATCTCCTCAAATCTGGCTACATCCAAAGTATCCAGCATGTTCTGAGAGATGTCAgtggagtgcaggctctggaAAGCGCTGTTAAACATGAGACCCTAAAGTATGTAGGTCTGCTGGACTGTGTAGCTGATTATCA GGGCAAGCTGTGTGTGATTGATTGGAAGACATCGGAGAAGCGAAAGCCTTTCATCCAGAATACATTTGACAACCCGCTGCAAGTCGTGGCGTATGTTGGTGCCATAAACCATGACATCAACTACAGCTTTCAG GTTCAGTGCGGCTTGATCGTGGTTGCCTACAAAGACGGGTCCCCTGCCCACCCACATTTCATGGACGCAGAGCTCTGCTCCCAGTACTGGGCAAAGTGGCTTCTTCGACTAGAAGAAtatacaaagaaggaaaagaaccagAATATTCAGAAACTAGATTAA